TAAAGGGGTGGAGCGAAATGGGAGGGGCTTAAAGGGAAGGATTTGATTGACAGGGCAAGAGATGGGCAGGGCTTAAACCCAAGGGGGCGGAGCCTAAGCTAATTAGAGCTTCAGGGATTGGCTGGGATGGGTTTGGTGGGCGTGGCCCGGCTCAGGTGGGCGTGTCCCGCCCCCCACAGGTGGAGGAGGTGCTGTCGGAGCTTGGCCCCGCCCTCCAGGAGCCGCTGGCCCGGGGCCACCCCGGGGTGGTCGTGGCGCTGTTGGGGGCGGCCCAGAGACACCCCCGGCTCCAGGGGGCGGCGCTGCGCTGGCTCTTCCAGGTGGGACACGCCCCCTTCGCTAGGCCACGCCCCCTTCCCGCCGATAAACCACGGCTGCTTCGCGTGAAGCCACGCCCACTTCTGCTTTAACCAACCCCCTCTAAGCCACGCCCCCTTTACATTAACTCACACATGCCTGGATAAAGCCCCGCCCCCTTCCCGCCGATAAACTACGGCTGCTTCGCGTTAAGCCACGCCCATGTCTGGTTTAACCACACCCTCTTTGGGTTAAGCCACGCCCCCTTTACATTAACTCACACATGCCTGGATAAAGCCACGCCCCCTTTGCATTAACTCACACATGCCTGGATAAAGCCCCGCCCCCTTTACATTAACTCACACGTGCCTGGATAAAGCCACGCCCCCTTCCCGCCGATAAACCAC
This is a stretch of genomic DNA from Parus major isolate Abel unplaced genomic scaffold, Parus_major1.1 Scaffold1225, whole genome shotgun sequence. It encodes these proteins:
- the NOP9 gene encoding nucleolar protein 9, coding for MTVLDPPGLRQLFRGHLRGHLRGVASHRVANHGLQRLLDHAPEDVVEEVLSELGPALQEPLARGHPGVVVALLGAAQRHPRLQGAALRWLFQVGHAPFARPRPLPADKPRLLRVKPRPLLL